The Nicotiana sylvestris chromosome 6, ASM39365v2, whole genome shotgun sequence genomic sequence tttcttctttttgagatcggggaacagtatcttcctcaatcctcaacttcgtgctatacctgttataaatatcattccatgttgtagctgggaattctcgaaggctttccttgagtctcctcatAGCTTCCGAGATTTTTTCATTTAAattgcttgtgaaagctatagctgcccagttatcaggtacacgtggCAATGTCATTCTTTTGCGTTGAAATCtatccacgaattctctaagcaattctgaatctccttgcttaattttgaaaatatcctccattcttttttttactttttgggctcccgagtgtgctttgatgaaagaatctgcaagctcagcaaaagagtttatagaattttcaggtaaaagcgaataccatgttagtgctcctttggtgagtgtttcaccaaatttcttgactaataccgattcgatctcctgcttagtcaaatcattaccttttacgcccgttgtgaatgcagtcacgtggtctcgtgggcCTGTcgttccatcatactttggaatatcaggcattttgaacttttttggaattgggagtggggCAGCACTcagcttccagggttgttgcgaatatctgtccatgtctacccctttgattatgggcgaCACCCTGATTATCTACTCTATgcgttcactttgctccttgagctgtttctgcaaggttagtactaaattttgtaaatcagaattaattacattacctggttctctctcCTGCGGTTTACTGGGAGCTCCACCGCTGCCTGAGTTAACAAGTCCGGAACGAGTTttttctatagtgttattatttggagaaggtgtgggtgttgcgacaggtaactggttaacaagcacctcaacagctttgttgacctgagcagtaattaatttcttcaaagcttcatcaacagcttcagcattttcaaattgagcatactcgtttatttgagatccatcaggagtaccctcacgagattgcCGTGGAGAGTCCTGCGGAGTAGGAACTTGAATGTTAATATTATGTGGGCCTCCCTGcctttgttggttctcttggtttcctggggtgttgtcattgttattcgacataattgatgtaacaaggaaggtcaagtgaaaagaaaatagattatcagattcccggtaacggaaccaatttgtttaaccaaaaaatagaatttcagtcaaagttAGAATTTAAAAGaacgcgggttactgataatcaaaagaatatgtagaagaaagtaaTTTAGAGTAACCAAAGTATAAgcaggagaaaaacaagtgaatcaaagtatattccaattGTGTTTTGTGTTTACAAGTGaccagatacctcccttttatcggtatcttgaagatatgcatttcctccaaatcataatgaggctattatgaataattaaaaacattgaatgctacgttacacaatcattgtaatcaatacaaattctctaatgtATTCAGTATTTAATGCCTGTTGAATTTCgtatctgcgctctttattatggtcagatccattccttttgataaatgatttaaatagttacgggcgctgaatccttcaaatgtcctcccgtgcctcttcctttgcctttgctcgtttctacTGCTGTCCGTgactcttgactaattataattctttgactatttgaccagtccacgtgtctcaacatgtcacttgcatatataaatgcaatttttcccaatacaatacCTATTTGCAAAGAGTTGAGCACCATACAGATAAACTATAGACTAGCTTGAAACTGAAAACATAGTTATTTGATAAATTCACCAGCTTAGTTGTCGATTATGTTTGTTTCGACATAAGAAAATTTATAGACATTTTATTTGTCCTTTAACCTCACAATCCTACAAACTATGGTGCTCCTAAATATTTCACTAAATTATATAATAACTTCTTGTTGAAGAGGCCATAGAACATATAATACTTTTGTGCAATATATATGCATACGGCTAGAGAAGTTAACAAAAGAGGATTAAAAGgactaaaaacaaaaaggaaaataaagaagatgGAAAAAAAATTCAGGATTTTCGGGAGTGGTCTTCCCACAGCATGCTTTCCCTTGACTTGGAATCTATTGGATTATACTGACCTGTAAACACCatagaaaaggaaaggcaaaaaagTAAATTATCAGTTTCTCTTTTCTTTACAATATATAGTTACTTACTTTATCTCTTTCATTTTAAGTGGCACTCGTTCTTTTTACTTTTTAGTACgttacatatttttatatttaagaTTTTTTAAATAAACTTCCTATGTCTCCTTAAACGACAAAATTATTTTAGTAGTTATACAAATATCATGACATGTTTAAGAccataaatttttgaaagaactaTGCGATCAAATATAATAGGTTTGCATAAAATGAAACGAGGAAATAAAAGTCAATTACGGATAATATTTTATATCAGACATTATTTTGTGACCGAGTAAATAACCTACTATAACTGTTAAAATTGCACTGATAGCTTAAAAACCTTTAACATTATCGGTtcataaatattatttaaaactttttgaaaaacaaaaggaTATGTTAAGGTGCTAGGAATAGATACCTGCCAGAAAATATTGTTGGTTGAATTCATTATAGGCCTGTGGTTGAGGCACAATAACTATAGAAccattattattttctgttcttAATTTTTCAATATTCTGGACGTGATGATGTAAAGGATTATTCTTATTGTTATACGATGACCAAGATTCCACAGTGGAATTTTCATTTATATATAATAAGTTATTCTCATTCCTCTTATTAATACTCCATCCATTAATCAATCCTTGTGCTGTTGCTTCATATACCATGCCATTATTATTACTCCCTTGGCTAATTGGCATTTGCAGAATTTGTTGATATTGGGTTTTGTACAACTTGAGTTCCTCAAAAATCCTTTTGTACTCTCCATAAGGACCAAAAACTGGATCTTTTTGCCTGCAAAATGCTTCCCAGATTAGCGATTCGACGGCTTTTCTCCGATCATGATCTTCCTTTAGATTTTTCACTATTTTTGTGATGTTGCTGACACCAAAAACCTTATGTACTGCCTTGAATTCTCGGCTTTTTTCAGCTGGGAAATAAGGAGCTAATACGCATTTTTCTGTACATTTCTTTCTTTGATGTTTGCATGATGCACATGCAGCTGTTCCACTAGGCTTTTGCATCTTATATATATCAAACTGAATTCAATCAAAAAGATTTAAATTTAGTTTGATAGTGTGATTTAATTATATAATGATATGAGGGAAGATTACAAAAAGGTATTAAAGACTGCTTATATATGTAAATTGTTGTAAAGGTGCAAGAAGAAAATTTACATGTAGTTAGGAGCACGAAAAGATGGCCATAATAAAAGAATAGAATAAAAAGGACACTTGGTTGATATATAGGGTTGTATATAGGTAAATCACATGAATAGTAAGTGTCACCAAGTTATTTACATTTGAAAATTTGCAGATTAATCTTGATTATATACTAGTAAATTATTTCATAAACAAGATTCTTAGTTAGAGATCTCCTTTGCATGAGAGGAAGAAGTATACTAGGTTTCGTTTGTAAAATCTGATGACAGATGACTTTGCTAGGGAGGGAAAATTCTTCCATTCATTGGATACCATATGATAAATACAGTTAGTTAATTATAGGTGTCAAAAGATAATTCTGAACTTACTTTTCAATTAGACTTATCACCTAGAAATACAAAAGATAATTCTAGACTAGGGATAAAATCAAGCAATAATAATGGCGAAATTGGGAGCTCCGGACTCTGCAAATGCAAAGAAACAACGTAGCATCAACGCAATCCAAGGTATAACTGGATCTAACAATAGCATCCTCATCAAACACACCACAAAGGAGTAATTTAGTGTACATAGAGAGGGAAAGCAAGGTTAAAAGCTCGAGCAAGACATCCTGGGCTGACATGGAGGAAGAGGAAACCAGAGAAAATGAAAGCAAAGGTACGCAGTTGAATTCAAACACAAGCCCTAAATCATGGAGTAGTGTAGCTGGAGAAATTCCAAATACAGAGGGCTAGATCTGAGAAAAGCAGTAAAAAATCATGAGAATGTGAAAATAACATTGGATGACATTAAAGATGAGGTGAATTATGTTACAGACTGAAAAagtcaggtgtcatgcggaatcTAGTAAAGCAAATCgtgaacgacgataaatcaaaTAACAAAAGAGAAATCTACCAAAAGAGACAAAAACATTAAACGTGGTTTGGTCAACTGACCTACATCCACGTACGGCGGAGATGAGctatccactatataaaaagagagtacaaaatatcgagaaaacaacctcacgaagaggcaaacacattGACACTTATctcgtaaagttctccccctaaacacgactctcaagcccctatggctacattgtggatgctactgaatgagaaggacggatcttcaatttatagaactcc encodes the following:
- the LOC104221162 gene encoding LOB domain-containing protein 2-like — its product is MQKPSGTAACASCKHQRKKCTEKCVLAPYFPAEKSREFKAVHKVFGVSNITKIVKNLKEDHDRRKAVESLIWEAFCRQKDPVFGPYGEYKRIFEELKLYKTQYQQILQMPISQGSNNNGMVYEATAQGLINGWSINKRNENNLLYINENSTVESWSSYNNKNNPLHHHVQNIEKLRTENNNGSIVIVPQPQAYNEFNQQYFLAGQYNPIDSKSRESMLWEDHSRKS